A window of Ruminococcus champanellensis 18P13 = JCM 17042 contains these coding sequences:
- a CDS encoding AlkZ-related protein: MRHENGEWMLQGTEASDPSRIRDPEGLIAYVEQAGFLPLFQNEIPGFSVEEHTLAADWWTGDPERDPWEWRSIAARSHRLAYGKFFSGKAGFLSLEWLPCFVNHRRDGYDFDSLYEAGKAGHREHQIMELFTEGASLFSWQIRQLLDTGKSPEGALTRLQMQLYLVTEDFQQRLSKQGVPYGMSAARYCTPEKLWGYEAVTAAYGESPADSYDRIRQQILKRYPDASDRAIRRICP; the protein is encoded by the coding sequence ATGCGGCATGAAAACGGCGAATGGATGTTACAAGGCACGGAGGCTTCGGATCCCAGCCGGATCCGGGATCCGGAGGGGCTGATCGCCTATGTGGAGCAGGCAGGCTTCCTGCCCCTGTTCCAGAATGAGATTCCGGGCTTTTCCGTGGAGGAGCATACCCTGGCGGCGGACTGGTGGACGGGAGATCCGGAGCGGGATCCCTGGGAGTGGCGGAGCATTGCCGCCCGGAGCCACCGGCTGGCGTACGGAAAATTTTTCAGCGGCAAGGCAGGGTTCCTGTCCCTGGAGTGGCTGCCTTGTTTTGTGAATCACCGCCGGGACGGCTATGATTTCGACAGTCTCTATGAAGCCGGGAAAGCCGGTCATCGGGAGCATCAGATCATGGAACTGTTCACAGAGGGTGCATCCCTGTTTTCCTGGCAGATCCGGCAGCTGCTGGACACGGGCAAAAGCCCGGAGGGGGCGCTGACCCGGCTGCAAATGCAGCTGTATCTGGTGACGGAGGATTTCCAGCAGCGGCTCAGCAAGCAGGGCGTTCCCTACGGCATGAGTGCCGCCCGGTACTGCACCCCGGAGAAGTTGTGGGGATATGAAGCAGTCACCGCCGCATACGGGGAGTCCCCGGCGGATTCCTATGACCGGATCCGGCAGCAGATCTTAAAGCGATACCCGGATGCATCGGACAGAGCGATTCGCCGGATCTGTCCGTGA
- a CDS encoding GNAT family N-acetyltransferase, with amino-acid sequence MEFTTYHSLPDAARQIREAVFVREQGFQLEFDKTDETAVHIVAWDGTQPAGTCRVYPAEGCFHIGRVAVLPQYRGTGLGRELMRRAEAYIRCTGGTAAELSGQVQASGFYKKLGYTPVGEVYPDEGCPHIRMQKQL; translated from the coding sequence ATGGAATTTACCACATATCACAGCCTGCCGGATGCCGCCCGGCAGATCCGGGAGGCGGTCTTTGTCCGGGAGCAGGGCTTTCAGCTAGAATTTGACAAAACGGATGAAACCGCCGTCCACATTGTAGCATGGGACGGAACGCAGCCCGCCGGCACCTGCCGGGTGTATCCGGCGGAAGGGTGCTTCCACATCGGCAGAGTGGCTGTGCTGCCCCAATACCGGGGCACGGGTCTGGGACGGGAGCTGATGCGCCGGGCAGAAGCATATATCCGCTGCACAGGCGGCACTGCCGCAGAATTATCCGGTCAGGTTCAGGCATCCGGCTTTTACAAAAAGCTGGGGTACACCCCGGTGGGGGAGGTATACCCGGATGAGGGCTGTCCCCATATCCGGATGCAGAAACAGCTGTAG
- a CDS encoding histidine phosphatase family protein encodes MGTVYFTRHGQTVWNVENKICGATDIPLTQLGHQQARALGERLLAEQCPIDRILYSPLIRAAETARHIAEVTGIPTQPEPRLTEQNFGIYESTPRDGMEFRTAKAQFVNSFGTGESMLRVAQRIYNLLDELKAGRETCLLVAHNGIARVVRSYFVDMTNAEYAAYGMHNCEIVSYSF; translated from the coding sequence AAGATCTGCGGCGCAACGGATATTCCCCTGACCCAGCTGGGGCATCAGCAGGCCCGGGCACTGGGGGAACGGCTTCTGGCGGAGCAATGCCCCATCGACCGGATCCTGTACTCGCCTCTGATCCGGGCAGCGGAAACCGCCCGGCATATCGCAGAAGTCACCGGCATCCCGACACAACCGGAGCCAAGACTTACGGAGCAGAACTTCGGCATCTACGAATCCACGCCCAGGGACGGCATGGAATTCCGGACGGCAAAGGCACAATTCGTCAATTCCTTCGGCACGGGAGAATCCATGCTCCGGGTGGCACAGCGGATCTACAACCTGCTGGACGAGCTGAAAGCAGGACGGGAAACCTGTCTGCTGGTGGCGCACAACGGCATCGCCCGTGTGGTGCGTTCCTACTTTGTGGACATGACCAATGCGGAATACGCCGCCTATGGTATGCACAACTGCGAAATCGTTTCATATTCATTCTGA